CCCTGGACCACCTCGCGCTCGGCGTACAGCTGGCCCTTGGCCGCATCGGTACGGGCGTGCTCGCTGCGGATCACCGCGGTGGCCTCGGGAGGAATACGTGCGCCGGTGGCGATCCGTACGGCGGCACCGTCTGGGAGCGGCGGGGCTTCGCCGTGCCCGGCGAGAATCGAGCCGCCGCCGCGAACGGTCCAGGGCCCGGGGCCGGCGACGGCCCAGCCGTCCATGGCGGAGGTGTCGAAGGACGGCAGATCGCAGAGCGCGGTGAGCGGCTGGGCGAGTACGTGACCGAGGGCATGATCGAGGGCAACCCGACGGATACGGGGCTGCGCGGCGCGCCCGATACGCGCGGCGAGGGCCCGGGCGTCGGGCCACGGAGTCACGCGGTGCCCGCCCGCGGCCGCCTCACCCGTCGGCGCTGGTGAGGCGTCGGAGGCCGAACGCGGGGCGGCTGGGTGCCGCGTCCGGTGGGCAACGAGCGCAAGGGCTTCCTCGACGCCGTCGGACTCGGCCTTCTGGTCCCGACCGTTCATCCGGCTTCGCCCTCGTTCGGCTCGGCAGGCCCGGAAGCCTTCGCGGGACCGGGTCCCGGGGCTTCCTGTTCGGCCTCCTCCGCCCAGCGCGCGGCGAGCGCGGCCGCCTTGCGGGCCGCTTCGGCGACCGCCTCCGGGCCGCCGCCGCCTGCCTGGGCCGCCGCGTATCCCACCAGGAAGGTGGTGAGCGGCGCGGCGGGGCGGGCGACGCCGTGCGCGGCATCCCGCGCGAGGTCGAGCAGGGCGCCTGTGTCGACGTCGAGTTCGATGCCGAGTTCGTCCTTGACTGCGGTGATCCATTCGTCCAGCACGTTCCCATGCTCCCTGATGCGGGCCCGAGCGGCCGAGATGTCCTCCCAGGTGTCGCAGTCGAAGGAGGCGAGCGGCTCCGCGTCGATCCGGGCAAGGTCCAGTTCCTGTGTCAGCAGTCGCAGTGGCAGCCCGGCCAGACTGCCGTACTCGGTGGCGAGAAGGGCGAGTTCACGGCGCAGCGGCTCGGTGCGGTACGCGGCGACGAGGGGCTGGTCGCGTCCGCCCGCATCGGAGAGCAGCGCAGCCTCGCGCCCGCTGGTGCCAAGGGTGCCGATCAGCCGGCGTACAGTCCGCTGCCCCAGGAACGGCAGATCGGCCGAGAGGACCAGGACGGCTCCTTCCTCGACCTGCCGAACCCCGGCGTCGAGCGCGGCGAGCGGCCCGCCGCCCGGGGGCTCTTCGCGCGCCCACACCACGGGGCGCGCCGTGGCCCGGCGTCCCCCGACCACAACGGTGCGCCCCGCGTCACGGCACACCCCGAGTACACGGTCGAGCAGGGCTCGCCCGCCCACGCTCACCGAGGGCTTGTCGGCCCCGCCCAGCCGCTTGGCGGCACCCCCGGCAAGCACGATGGCGTCATAGGCGGTCATGCCTGAAGTATGGGCCGCGATCGTGTGGGCCGGGAGCCCCGGGTGATCTCTGTTGATCCCCAGCTGGTGACCGGGGCCGGCCTACGGCGGTCGCTACAGGCTGCGCAGCAGCACCGACGGGTGCTCGACGCAGTCGGCGACATAGCGCAGGAAGCCGCCCGCGGTGCCACCGTCACAGACCCGGTGATCGAAGGTGAGCGAGAGCTGGACGACCTGGCGCACGGCCAGCTCGCCCTGGTGCACCCACGGCTTCGGCACGATCCGCCCCACCCCGAGCATCGCCGCCTCCGGGTGATTGATGATCGGCGTGGAGCCGTCGACACCGAACACCCCGTAATTGTTGAGTGTGAACGTCCCGCCCGTCAGATCGGCTGGAGTCAGCTTTCCCTGCCGCGCCGCCTCCGTCAGCCGCGCGAACTCCGCGCTCAGCGACTCGGCCGAGCGGCTGTGGGCGTCCCGTACGACCGGAACGACCAGGCCACGCTCGGTCTGCGCCGCGAAGCCGAGATGCACCTCGGGAAGCCGCACGATCTCCCTGGCCTCCATGTCCACCATGGAGTTGAGCTCCGGGTGGCGGGCGAGCGCGGCCGTACAGATCCGGGAGAGCAGAGCCAGCAGCGAGATCTTCGGACCGCCCGCCGCGTTCATCGAGGCCCGCGCGGCCATCAGCTCGGTCGCGTCCGCGTCGACCCAGCAGGTGGCGTCCGGTATCTCGCGCCGGCTGCGGGACAGCTTGTCGGCCACGGCTCCGCGTACGCCGCGCAGCGGTACCCGCTCACCGCGCGCCGCGGCGGAGACCGGTGCCCCTGCGACGGGCGCGGGCGCGGCCGGTGCCTCGACGGCCCGCATCGCGGACTCGACGTCGGCGCGCAGGATCAGGCCGTCGGGCCCGGAACCGGTCAACGTGCGCAGATCGACGCCGTGTTCACGGGCAAGGCGACGCACGAGCGGGGAGATGACGGGCACGGGCCCGCTCTGTGCCGCGTCGTCGACCGTCACCGCGCCGACCGGCCGCCGCTCGGGCGCCGGAGCCGCGGCAGGAGCCGGGCGGGACACGGGCGCGGGCGCCGCCGGAACGGACGCGAGGGGCCCAGCGGGCCGAATCCGTCGGCGACGGGCCGCGGGCGCACCCGTCCCGTAGCCGACGAGCACATTGCCCGACGACTCTTCGGCGGCCTCGGAAGAGCCTGCGGCCTCAGCGGTACGGGACTGGCCAAGGGAGCCGTCGGCACCGTTCCCGCTCAGGTCCGCCGCCCCCACCGCAACCGTCAACAGCGGTGCCCCGACGGGAAGTTCGGTACCCTCCTCGCCGAAACGCGCGGTCACCACGCCCCCATAGGGACACGGCACCTCCACCATCGCCTTGGCAGTCTCGACCTCGACGACCGGCTGGTCGATCGCGACGACATCGCCCACGTCCACCAGCCAGCGCACGATCTCCGCCTCGGTCAGACCCTCGCCGAGGTCGGGGAGCTTGAATTCGAGCACCTGAGCCATCAGCTCCCCGCCTCCCACTGCAGCCGCGCCACCGCGTCCAGAACCCGGTCCACTCCCGGCAGATGGTGCCGCTCCAGCATCGGCGGCGGATAGGGGATGTCGAAACCGGCCACCCGCAGCACCGGAGCCTCCAGATGGTGGAAGCAGCGCTCCGTCACCCGCGCGGCGATCTCCCCTCCAGGGCCGCCGAAACCGGTGGACTCATGGACGACAACCGCCCGTCCCGTGCGCCGCACGGACGCGCAGACCGTCTCGTCGTCGAAGGGCACGAGGGAGCGCAGATCGACGACTTCCAAATCCCAGCCCTCCGCCGCGGCCGCTTCGGCGGCCTCCATGCAGACCGGCACGGAGGGCCCGTACGTGATCAGCGTGGCGCTCCGCCCGGGCCGCCGCACCACGGCGCGGCCTATCGGCTCCACCGCGGACGGCGCGTCGGGCGACCACTCGGCCTTCGACCAATAGAGGCGCTTGGGCTCCAGGAAGACAACCGGGTCGTCGGAGGCGATCGCTGCTCTCAGCAGCCCGTACGCATCGTCGACCGTCGCGGGCGTGACGACATGGAGTCCCGGAGTCGCCATGTAGTACGCCTCGGAGGAGTCGCTGTGGTGCTCGACGCCGCCGATTCCGCCGCCGTACGGCACACGCACGGTGATCGGCAGCGGCATCCCGCCCCGGGTGCGGTTCCGCATCCGCGCCACATGGCTGATCAGCTGCTCGAACGCCGGATAGGCGAAGGCGTCGAACTGCATCTCGACCACCGGTCGCAGCCCGTACATCGCCATGCCGACAGCCGTGCCGAGGATCCCCGCCTCCGCGAGCGGAGTGTCTGTGCAGCGATCCTCGCCGAACTCCTTGGCCAGCCCGTCCGTGACCCGGAAGACCCCGCCGAGCGTGCCGACGTCCTCCCCCATCACATGGACGGTCGGGTCCTCGGCCATCGCGTCCCGCATCGCCCGCTGGAGGGCCTGCGCCATCGAGGCCGGCTTCACCGCTGCCGTGGTCATCTGGCTTCTCCCTCGGCGTCGAGCTCGGCGCGCAGTTGCGCCGCCTGCTCCCGCAGCTGGCTGGTCTGCTCGGCGTAGACATGCGCGAAAAGGTCCATGGGGTCGAGCACCGGGTCGGCGTTCATCCCGTCGCGCAGCTGGGCGGCCATCGTCTCGGCCGCGTCGGCGGCCGCCCGTATGCCGTCCTCGTCGAGCAGTCCTCGCTCCGTCAACTCCCGCTCCAGCAGCCGGATCGGATCGTGCGCACGCCAGGCCTCGACCTCACTCTCGACCCGATAGCGGGTCGCGTCGTCGGCATTGGTGTGGGCCTCGATGCGGTACGTCACGGCTTCGATCAGCGTCGGACCGCCGCCGCGCCGGGCCCTGGCCACGGCATCGGCGAGCACCTCGTGCACCGCGGCCGCGTCGTTGCCGTCGACGAGTCGGCCGGGCATGCCGTACCCCACGGCCTTGTGGGCGAGCGAGGGAGCCGCGGTCTGCTTGGCCAGCGGTACCGAGATCGCGAAACCGTTGTTCTGGACGAGGAAGACGACCGGGGCCTGCCACACCGCCGCGAAGTTCAGCGCCTCGTGGAAGTCGCCCTCGCTGCTGCCGCCGTCGCCGACCAGGGCGAGCGCGACGACGTCGTCGCCCTTGAGCCTGGCAGCGTGTGCCAGTCCCACCGCATGCGGCAGCTGGGTGGCGAGCGGGGTACACAGGGGCGCGATGCGGTGCTCGTGCGGGTCATATCCGGTGTGCCAGTCACCGCGCAGCAGTGTCAGTGCCTGTACGGGGTCGAGCCCGCGTGCCACGGCCGCGAGGGTGTCGCGGTAGCTGGGAAAGAGCCAGTCCCGCTCCTCGAGCGCCAGCGCCGCCGCGACCTCGCACGCTTCCTGCCCGGTGCTCGACGGGTAGACGGCAAGCCTGCCCTGCTTGGTCAGGGCGGTCGCCTGCGCGTTGTACCTGCGGCCGCGCACCAGCTCCGCGTACAGCCGCAGAAGCAGCTCGGGGTCCGCGCCGGCAGCGGCGTCCGTGCCGAGCACGCGGTACGGCTCCGGGTCCGGGAGCAGGGGTGCAGGATCGGTGCGGGGCTTCCACGCCGGCGGCGGTGTGGGCCGGTAGGCGGCAGCGGCACCGGGCAGCTCCTGGACCGTCATGCTGCTCTTTCTCAACGCGAGCACCTCCTCAGGGGAGCGACGACGAAGCGGCACGACAGTGTGACCCGCCTCCCTACCGATTGTTCGGTCGTGGACGCATTTTGGCTACAGGCACCTTCAGCCTGTGGACAAACGGTTCTCCACAGCCTGAGATGGAGACAGGTCGTCCATGCTGAGAAGGCGGGGGGATATGGCAGCTGAACAAATGGCCGAGGGCGGGGACCGGACGGAGCCGACCCCTCCGGCACGGCCCCTCGACCCCATCGACCGGGACATCCTTCGGATCCTCCAGACCGACGGCCGCGCTTCGATACGCTCCGTGGCCGAGCGTGTGCATGTCTCGCGCGCCAACGCGTACGCGCGCATCAACAGGCTCATCGACGACGGCGTGATACGGGGCTTCAGCGCCCGGGTGAACCACGAGCGCGCAGGTCAGGGTGCCTCCGCCTACATCACGCTCAAGATCGTGCAGAACACCTGGCGCACGGTGCGCGAGCAGCTGCAAGCGCTGCCCGGAGCGGCCCACATCGCTCTGGTCAGCGGTGATTTCGACGTACTTCTGCTGGTGCACACCCCGGACAACCGCACGCTGCGCGAACTCGTCCTGACCAGGCTCCAGTCCATCCCGGAAGTCCTGTCCACGCGCACGCTGCTGGTCTTCGAGGAGACGGATCTCGACCCGGGGCCGGGCAGCTCAGGCCCGCCACCGGACGCGGAGCCGCTGCAGTAGAGCCCGTGGCACAAGTCAGGCGCGGGCGCGTGCTCCGGAGGCGCGGGCGCGTGCTCTAGGAGTCCGTACGCAGCCCGTCGAAGGCGAGCCGCACGACCGCCTCGGCGACCTCCTCCCCGCCGTAACCGCCGCCGGGATGCGGCCGGTACCACTCGACCAGCGAGTTCACCATGCCGAACAGCAGCCTGGTCGCCAGCCGGATGTCCATGTCCGCACGGAGATCGCCGTCGGCCGCGGCGGCCTTGAGCAGATCGGCCACGCGCTGGTCGAACTCCCGGCGCCGCTCCATGGCCCACCGCTCGGTGGCCGTGTTGCCCCGTACACGCAGCAGCAGGGTCACATAGGGCAGCTCGGCCATCAGTACCTCGACGGTGCGCCGGGTGACGTACTCGACCCGCTCGATGGCCCGTCCGCGCAGTGCCCCCGGCTCGTCGAGAACGGCGAAGAGGGAGTCGAGCGCCCGGCTGACGGCCCGGCGCAGCAGCTCCTCCTTGCCCGCCACATGGTGATAGATCGAGGACTTGGAGATTCCGGCCGCCTTGGAGAGGTGCTCCATGGAGGTGCCGTCGTAGCCGCGCTCGTTGAAGATCCGTACGGCGACGGTCAGCAGCGTCTCCGGCGTATAGGTGTCCCGCTTGGCCGTGGTCATGCGCCTGCCTCATCCTTCTCCGGCCGAACGTACCCCTGCCGGTAGAGCCCCAGGGAGGGGGCGTAGCGCCCGGTGGGTACGCGCGCGTGGAGCTCGTCCAGCAGCTCGTGCGCCCAGAACCGGCCGAGGCGCCGGCCCCATTCGACCGGCCCCAGCGGATAGTTGACGCCGAGCTGCATCGCCGTGTCGATGTCCTGAGGGGTGGCGACACCCTTGGCGACGGCGTCGGCGGCGAGGTCCACGAGCATCGCGACCGTACGGGCCACGATCATCCCGGGGACGTCCCCGATGACGCTGACCTTCTTGCCGAGGGCCTGGAAGAGGCCGATCGACTGCCTGAGCGTCTCCCAGCCGGTGACCTCTGAGGCGGAGAGCGCGATCCGGGTCGCGGTCCGGTAGTCGAGGGCGAGGTCGAAGTAGACGACGTCGCGGAACTCCGCGGAGGTCTGTCCGTCGGCCAGGGCCAGCTGTCCGCCGCTGGGCAGCAGAATCCTGGTGCCCCGGTCCTCGTCCTCCTCACGGACGCCGATACCCGCCTCCCGGATCATCCCGAGCAGCTCCCGGGCCGGCCCGAGGTCGCCCTCGACGGTGATGTGGGACGGCGGCTCGGTGGCCGGTGCGGTGTGCGGCTCGGGGCGCAGGGCGCCTTCCTCGTACGAATACCAGCCGCGCCCGCTCTTGCGCCCGTGCCGGCCCGACTCGACGAGCCGGCGCTGGGCGAGCGACGGCGTGAACTTGGGGCTCTGGAAGAAGGACTCCCAGACGGAACGGGTCACGGCCTCGTTGACGTCCTGGCCGATCAGGTCGGTCAGCTCGAAGGGCCCCATCCGGAAGCCGCCGCACTCGCGCAGCACCGCGTCGATGGTGGCCGGATCGGCTCCGCTCTCCTCGTAGACCGCGAAGGCCTCGGCGTAGAAGGGCCGGGCAATGCGGTTGACGATGAAACCGGGGGTGTCGGTACAGCGCACCGGGGTCTTGCCCCAGGCCTTCGCCGTCTCGTACGCGCGCGTGGCGGCCGCCTCCTCGGTGGCGAAGCCGCTGACCACCTCGACCAGCGGGAGCAGGGGCGCCGGATTGAAGAAGTGCAGGCCGACGAAGCGGCCCGGGTGCCTGAGAGCGCCCGCAATGGCAGTCACCGAGAGTGAGGAGGTGTTGGTGGCCAGTACGCAGTCGTCGGCAACGATCTCCTCGAGCGACGTGAACAGGTCCTGCTTCACCGGGAGTTGTTCGACGACCGCCTCGACGACGAGCGCGGCGTCGGCCAGCTCGGCAAGCTCGGCCGCGGGGTGCAGCCGGGCGCGGGCGGCATCCCTGGCCGCCGCGTCCATCCGGCCCTTCTCGACCAGCCGGTCCAGGCGCGCGCCGACGGCGTCCGCCGCCTCGCCCGCCCGCCCGGCGACGGCGTCGTAAAGACGCACGGGATGGCCTGCGACCAGGGCGACCTGCGCGATGCCCTGCCCCATGGTGCCGGTGCCGACCACGGCGACGGTCCGGCTCTGATCTATGGCGGTCATGGGAGTGATCCTCCCCGATGAGTTGTCCACAGGTTCGACGGCCCCCTTGTCCCGACCGATCGTTCGGTTACTCTAACTCTGTCATTCCTTCCCTGCCCAGCTCGACGAGGAGTTGGTCCTTCATGCAGCTGACCGAGACCCACCGCCCCACGCTCGACCAGGCCCTCGAAGCGATCCGCACGCGCGCTTACTGGTCGCCGCACGCCGAGCACCCCAAGGCGTACGGAGAGAGCGCGCCGGCCGACGGCCTCGCCGCGTTCGAGGCCCTGCGCAACACCCGCTTCGAGCTGGACCAGCCCGGCACCGACGGCTGGACCGGCGGCGAAGTCTCGCCGTACGGCCCGGAGTTGGGTATCGAGTACCCGCACCCGGATCTGGACGTCCTGCTGCCCGCGATGCGGGCGGGCATGACCGCCTGGCGCGAGGCCGGGCCCGAGACCCGTGCCCTGGTCTGCCTGGAGATCCTCTCGCGGATCAATGCCCGCACCCATGAGTTCGCGCACGCGGTGATGCACACCAGCGGGCAGGCCTTCATGATGGCGTTCCAGGCGGGCGGCCCGCACGCCCAGGACCGCGGCCTGGAGGCCGTGGCGTACGCCTACGAGGAGCAGACCCGCACCCCCGCGGCAGCCGACTGGTCCAAGCCGCAGGGCAAGCGCGACCCCCTTGAGCTGCGGAAGTCCTTCACCACGGCCGGCCGCGGCATCTCCCTGCTGATCGGCTGCAATACCTTCCCCACGTGGAACGGCTACCCGGGGCTTTTCGCCTCCCTGGCCACCGGCAATCCCGTACTGGTCAAGCCCCACCCCCGCGCGGTGCTTCCGCTCGCGCTCACGGTGCGTGTGGCCCGCGAGGTGCTGGCCGAGGCGGGCTTCGATCCGAATCTCGTCGCTCTCGCAGTCGAGCGCCCGGGCGAGGGCATCGCCAAGACCCTGGCCGTGCGCCCCGAGATCAAGATCATCGACTACACGGGATCCACCGCCTTCGGTGACTGGCTCGAGGCGAACGCCCGCCAGGCGCAGGTCCACACCGAGAAGGCCGGAGTCAACACGGTCGTTGTCGACTCCACCGACAACTACAAGGGCATGCTGTCCAACCTGGCCTTCTCGCTGTCCCTGTACAGCGGCCAGATGTGCACCACCCCGCAGAACCTCCTGATCCCGAGGGACGGCATCACCACGGACGTGGGCCCCAAGTCCTACGACGAGGTCGTCACCGACCTCGCGGCCTCCGTGGGCGGCCTGCTCGGCGATGACGCCCGGGCGAACGCCCTGCTGGGCGCGCTGGTCAACCCTGACGTGAAGGCGCGCCTGGACGCGGCGGCCGGAGCGGGCGAGGTGGCTCTGCCCTCACGGAAGATCACCAACCCGGAGTTCCCGGACGCGGTCGTCCGTACGCCGGTCATCGTCAAGCTCGACGGCGCCCGGAAGCTCTGGGAGGGAGCCGACTCCGATGCCGTCTTCCTCTCGGAGTGCTTCGGCCCGGTGTCCTTCGCGGTCGCCGTGGACTCCACGGCCGATGCGCTGGAGCTGCTGCGGCGCACAGTCCGCGAGAGGGGCGCGATGACCGTCGGCGCGTACACGACCTCGGAAGCGACCGAGCGCTCGATCGAGGACGTCTGCCTCGACGAGTCGGCGCAGCTCTCCCTGAATCTGACGGGCGGGGTGTACGTCAACCAGACGGCTGCGTTCTCCGACTTCCACGGCTCGGGTGGCAACCCGGCGGCCAACGCGGCTCTGTGCGACGGCGCGTTCGTCTCCAACCGCTTCCGTGTGGTGGAAGTCCGCCGCCAGGCCTGAGGCACCTGGGCAGGCCGTGACCCGTGGGACGTACGGGTCACGGCCTTGCCAGGGGTCACGGCGCTGCGGGGCCTTCGGTTCACGGCCCGCCGTTCAGCCGACCTGGGCTTCTGGTCCCGGTAGCGGACCGCGCGAGTGGAACAGAGCCATGGCCACACTGGTCGCAAGGTTGTAGCTCGACACCTGGGACCGCATCGGGAGGGCCAGCAGCTTGGTTGCCCGGCCCCGGAGCTCGGGCGAGACCCCGTGCCGCTCGGAGCCGAATACAAGCAGCGCGTCACCAGGGATGCCCACCGCCCTGATGCCCTCCCCTTCCGGGTCAAGGACGTACAGCGGGCCCGGTGGAAGATCACTGACGGGTAGCCGTTCCACGGCAGTGGCGAAATGGAGACCCGCCCCCGCCCTCACCACGTTGGGATGCCACGGGTCCAGGTCGCCGGTGGTGACCACGCCTGTGGCCCCGAACCCGGCAGCAAGACGAACCACGGCTCCGACATTCCCGAGATTGCGCGGGTTGTCGAGAACGACGATCGGAGACGTCCGCGGCAGTCTCACCAGGCCCGCCACATTCGCCTGACGG
This window of the Streptomyces sp. SLBN-118 genome carries:
- a CDS encoding NTP transferase domain-containing protein; translated protein: MTAYDAIVLAGGAAKRLGGADKPSVSVGGRALLDRVLGVCRDAGRTVVVGGRRATARPVVWAREEPPGGGPLAALDAGVRQVEEGAVLVLSADLPFLGQRTVRRLIGTLGTSGREAALLSDAGGRDQPLVAAYRTEPLRRELALLATEYGSLAGLPLRLLTQELDLARIDAEPLASFDCDTWEDISAARARIREHGNVLDEWITAVKDELGIELDVDTGALLDLARDAAHGVARPAAPLTTFLVGYAAAQAGGGGPEAVAEAARKAAALAARWAEEAEQEAPGPGPAKASGPAEPNEGEAG
- a CDS encoding dihydrolipoamide acetyltransferase family protein, giving the protein MAQVLEFKLPDLGEGLTEAEIVRWLVDVGDVVAIDQPVVEVETAKAMVEVPCPYGGVVTARFGEEGTELPVGAPLLTVAVGAADLSGNGADGSLGQSRTAEAAGSSEAAEESSGNVLVGYGTGAPAARRRRIRPAGPLASVPAAPAPVSRPAPAAAPAPERRPVGAVTVDDAAQSGPVPVISPLVRRLAREHGVDLRTLTGSGPDGLILRADVESAMRAVEAPAAPAPVAGAPVSAAARGERVPLRGVRGAVADKLSRSRREIPDATCWVDADATELMAARASMNAAGGPKISLLALLSRICTAALARHPELNSMVDMEAREIVRLPEVHLGFAAQTERGLVVPVVRDAHSRSAESLSAEFARLTEAARQGKLTPADLTGGTFTLNNYGVFGVDGSTPIINHPEAAMLGVGRIVPKPWVHQGELAVRQVVQLSLTFDHRVCDGGTAGGFLRYVADCVEHPSVLLRSL
- a CDS encoding alpha-ketoacid dehydrogenase subunit beta, with product MTTAAVKPASMAQALQRAMRDAMAEDPTVHVMGEDVGTLGGVFRVTDGLAKEFGEDRCTDTPLAEAGILGTAVGMAMYGLRPVVEMQFDAFAYPAFEQLISHVARMRNRTRGGMPLPITVRVPYGGGIGGVEHHSDSSEAYYMATPGLHVVTPATVDDAYGLLRAAIASDDPVVFLEPKRLYWSKAEWSPDAPSAVEPIGRAVVRRPGRSATLITYGPSVPVCMEAAEAAAAEGWDLEVVDLRSLVPFDDETVCASVRRTGRAVVVHESTGFGGPGGEIAARVTERCFHHLEAPVLRVAGFDIPYPPPMLERHHLPGVDRVLDAVARLQWEAGS
- the pdhA gene encoding pyruvate dehydrogenase (acetyl-transferring) E1 component subunit alpha, which encodes MTVQELPGAAAAYRPTPPPAWKPRTDPAPLLPDPEPYRVLGTDAAAGADPELLLRLYAELVRGRRYNAQATALTKQGRLAVYPSSTGQEACEVAAALALEERDWLFPSYRDTLAAVARGLDPVQALTLLRGDWHTGYDPHEHRIAPLCTPLATQLPHAVGLAHAARLKGDDVVALALVGDGGSSEGDFHEALNFAAVWQAPVVFLVQNNGFAISVPLAKQTAAPSLAHKAVGYGMPGRLVDGNDAAAVHEVLADAVARARRGGGPTLIEAVTYRIEAHTNADDATRYRVESEVEAWRAHDPIRLLERELTERGLLDEDGIRAAADAAETMAAQLRDGMNADPVLDPMDLFAHVYAEQTSQLREQAAQLRAELDAEGEAR
- a CDS encoding Lrp/AsnC family transcriptional regulator, whose product is MAEGGDRTEPTPPARPLDPIDRDILRILQTDGRASIRSVAERVHVSRANAYARINRLIDDGVIRGFSARVNHERAGQGASAYITLKIVQNTWRTVREQLQALPGAAHIALVSGDFDVLLLVHTPDNRTLRELVLTRLQSIPEVLSTRTLLVFEETDLDPGPGSSGPPPDAEPLQ
- a CDS encoding TetR/AcrR family transcriptional regulator, with amino-acid sequence MTTAKRDTYTPETLLTVAVRIFNERGYDGTSMEHLSKAAGISKSSIYHHVAGKEELLRRAVSRALDSLFAVLDEPGALRGRAIERVEYVTRRTVEVLMAELPYVTLLLRVRGNTATERWAMERRREFDQRVADLLKAAAADGDLRADMDIRLATRLLFGMVNSLVEWYRPHPGGGYGGEEVAEAVVRLAFDGLRTDS
- a CDS encoding 3-hydroxyacyl-CoA dehydrogenase translates to MTAIDQSRTVAVVGTGTMGQGIAQVALVAGHPVRLYDAVAGRAGEAADAVGARLDRLVEKGRMDAAARDAARARLHPAAELAELADAALVVEAVVEQLPVKQDLFTSLEEIVADDCVLATNTSSLSVTAIAGALRHPGRFVGLHFFNPAPLLPLVEVVSGFATEEAAATRAYETAKAWGKTPVRCTDTPGFIVNRIARPFYAEAFAVYEESGADPATIDAVLRECGGFRMGPFELTDLIGQDVNEAVTRSVWESFFQSPKFTPSLAQRRLVESGRHGRKSGRGWYSYEEGALRPEPHTAPATEPPSHITVEGDLGPARELLGMIREAGIGVREEDEDRGTRILLPSGGQLALADGQTSAEFRDVVYFDLALDYRTATRIALSASEVTGWETLRQSIGLFQALGKKVSVIGDVPGMIVARTVAMLVDLAADAVAKGVATPQDIDTAMQLGVNYPLGPVEWGRRLGRFWAHELLDELHARVPTGRYAPSLGLYRQGYVRPEKDEAGA
- the paaN gene encoding phenylacetic acid degradation protein PaaN, with the protein product MQLTETHRPTLDQALEAIRTRAYWSPHAEHPKAYGESAPADGLAAFEALRNTRFELDQPGTDGWTGGEVSPYGPELGIEYPHPDLDVLLPAMRAGMTAWREAGPETRALVCLEILSRINARTHEFAHAVMHTSGQAFMMAFQAGGPHAQDRGLEAVAYAYEEQTRTPAAADWSKPQGKRDPLELRKSFTTAGRGISLLIGCNTFPTWNGYPGLFASLATGNPVLVKPHPRAVLPLALTVRVAREVLAEAGFDPNLVALAVERPGEGIAKTLAVRPEIKIIDYTGSTAFGDWLEANARQAQVHTEKAGVNTVVVDSTDNYKGMLSNLAFSLSLYSGQMCTTPQNLLIPRDGITTDVGPKSYDEVVTDLAASVGGLLGDDARANALLGALVNPDVKARLDAAAGAGEVALPSRKITNPEFPDAVVRTPVIVKLDGARKLWEGADSDAVFLSECFGPVSFAVAVDSTADALELLRRTVRERGAMTVGAYTTSEATERSIEDVCLDESAQLSLNLTGGVYVNQTAAFSDFHGSGGNPAANAALCDGAFVSNRFRVVEVRRQA
- a CDS encoding RNA methyltransferase; the encoded protein is MSDDDATKAVRQWSEAAPDVVLLDGFHALKHALRFGADIRVGITSDKEAVLALAASLADDVTERIRDLVVEVPGQTLRELVPRVHPTQVAALATRPSRQANVAGLVRLPRTSPIVVLDNPRNLGNVGAVVRLAAGFGATGVVTTGDLDPWHPNVVRAGAGLHFATAVERLPVSDLPPGPLYVLDPEGEGIRAVGIPGDALLVFGSERHGVSPELRGRATKLLALPMRSQVSSYNLATSVAMALFHSRGPLPGPEAQVG